caataatatgaataaaactaattatattttattatttttgtctaATTTAACCgatgtaaaaattaacagTACGAGGAAATTGTATATACTAGCTATGAGTACAATCCTAGATAACATACATAACACCTCCATTAGTAGACACATAAATGAAGTTAactcttttattttgaatttagTTAATGTAgcaaatgtatattatgaaaataaaaattcaaaagaaTCAACTGAAAAATCATTTGATTCAGAAACTGCATCAGCTGATGAAAATAGTGAGGTAGACATTGATGAAAATGAGGATGCCACTAACGAAAAGGCTTTTAAGCTAATTAAAACTATAGAAGCTctggaaaagaaaaatgactTAGGAATTAAACTAAAGAACAATGTTTCCCTTGAAAACTTAGACAGCGTTTCGAGGGAAAGCGAACACATGAACACGTACAATAAAAACAACGTGAATAATGACAACATCGTGGAGAATAATGATAATTGTGATGGTAAGAAAGGTCTTTATAATGACAATAACAGCAGTGCGAAGAATTTTAACAAACAAATAGAAAGGCATCTTAACGAAGAGGAGGATGACCAAGATgacgatgatgatgatgatgatgctTACTACGATTATGACGACTGCTCAGACTACAGTAATGAAGATTATAGAAAGGGATTTTTTGACGATATTAACGCCCTTAAAATTCTGTACGACACAACAGCAAActtttacaataaatatgaaaatatatacaataacgATATATTGGGTAAGATTAAGTATTTAGTGGACGCTGACCTGAGCACACAGCTACAGGAGCAGACAAACTGAGTCTTTGAATGCGTGTACGCCTTAAGCCTTTTTAGTCATttatagcttttttttttttttttttttaacaatgaTAAGTGAaatcaaacaaaaaaaaaaaaaaaaaaaaaaaactcacAAAGAAAATGCAGAAAAAAAGAGCATaattgagaaaaataaaataaaaattaaataagcataaaaaatgaaaaatcgaaaaaattaaaaaaaatcgaaaaaattaaaaaaaattgaaaaaattaaaaaaaatcgaaaaaattaaaaaaagtcgaacaaattaaaaaaaaaaagaaaaatttagaaaaaaacgaaaaatttagaaaagtCGAATAAGTgaaaagcataaaaaaataataaaacttaaACCTAAACatgaacaataataataaaaaacacaGCTGTTTGATTGTGTTGTGTATGGGAATAAAACCCCTTCCTCATTAACTAGCGAACTAATCGAATGCGTAAGCGTCTGCACACATTTTAAAATCTATTTTTCCATCCATATAGTAATGTGAAAGCttcataaaaagaaaagaaaaaaacataattatataataacacgttaaaaaagtatgctaatatatctaaaaaaaaaaatatatacaaaaaggaAACATGTATCTGTGCACTACTCCTAGCCCTTGTTTGTATCACAACATTATGTATCGCTTATCCTATCCTAACTACGTTTTTCTCAGCTAAAAGTAAACATAGGTGTTCAAAAAACGTTTAAAAAGTTTTCTCAACTGTGCCTGGAAAATTTGGGAGTATAATCATAATAAGgtcctaaaaaaaaaaaaaaaatatattatatacatataaaacgCTGTATGGACGAATGATTCCTCTTCATATGGATTGATGCTATACGCATTTGTGTGTAtacttatttaaaatatccaAGAAGAGGAATTTCTTCTCATCGCTAATATTTTGgtaggaaaatatattaacctaggcataaaaaaaaaaaaagaacaaaaagtgTTTTGAGCTACATATACGCATTCacaaatatacacattttgTACACATAGGTATGCATATgtaacaaaaagaaaaaaaaaaaaaaaaaaaaatcatctATACcaatttcttccttttttcaatATCTACGTCTGCAAAATTAATATTGCTATTAACCATCTGCAATTTGATTAAGTTGTATATTTCTTCTATGCACATCTGTCACACAAAGGAggaaaggataaaaaaaggaaaaatattacacatataataatataattatgcacatatccgtattaattttgttaagcTCGTTTTCTTTTATGCTTTTTAGCCCGTTTTAAGCAATTACGTCATATTTGAATTTATCCAAAAAATCTATAGCCTTTTTGATGGTGTCCCTTTTCCTATCAAAATGTGTacacacgtatatatgtacaaacacaaacacacgtatatatgtacaaacacaaacacacgtatatatgtacaaacacaaacacacgtatatatgtacaaacacAAACAcaggtatatatgtacaaacacAAGCAcaggtatatatgtacaaacacAAGCACaggtacatatgtacaaacaCAAGCAcaggtatatatgtacaaacacAAGCACaggtacatatgtacaaacacaaacacacgtatatatgtacaaacacAAGCACAGgtacatatgtgtaaataCTAGAATCAAATTGCTCATAGGGTACTATTCTCCTCTAAAAACATTCCACGTATATAAGCTCTTACAAAGTGTTTAGAATGTTCGTCAGGTGAAAACTTTCCTCTTGTCCTTTTATGAACGTCTTAATTTTGCTTAAAAATTTGTTCAAGTTGTTTATGTAATCGTCTATAAAAGGGGAGAGTGTTTATCATTTTGAAAGATAACCATGCATATACACGCAGAGGTGGGTATATACATGCACGTATACATGAACGTATATATGCACGCATATATGCACGCATATATGCACGCATATATGCAATTGTGTGTATAAATGAGTATATGGAAAAAGGTCTATTTCCTACTTTGTGATACGATAAACGATTCCGTCTTTTTCCTATGCAGATAGTCATCGATGCAGAAGGTTAAAAACTCATATATCATCTCAGTACTCAGTGAGGataaatcaaatatatttttcttcagTTTCAAATTGTTGTTTATGAAGGTTAACAAATCGTAcgaatttttcaatttttcctGGCAACTATCACTAGACGTCATGTAATATtccagttttttttttagatggtttaaaactattttgttttgttccTTTGAATTcatgttaaataaaaatgtgaaaaaggAGTCCATGTTGTTGATAGCATTTAGGTCTTGACTTTTGATGTATTTCTGTGGTGGGGGAAAAGCGggaaggggaaaaaatattaatacgtTAATAagtttatgtttatgttgATATTTGTGTGTGCATGTACGTAAGTATGCAcgtatacatgtaaatatatatgcatttatgtatgtacttaaGTACATACCCTTGCACGAGCgcatatttcaaaaaataaactaacaaacgaacaaatgaacaaacgaACTGTTACCTCGTATATTTTAGTGGATATATCACTAATGACGCTATGGTCAACGTTTAGAATTCTCGTTAATTTGAAAATGTTCTCCTTATAGATTAACCTGTTTTCATCATTGATGATGTCTATTACGTATAGGACATATCTCTCTATTATTCTGTGTACTAAATTGTAGTTTGGTTCAATTAAGGAAAACTtcacataatatttttcaccctctttttttataagattaaagttattatatataagcaatatttcattaatattattaataaaatgagaatcacttttgtatatataaaagttttcCTTAATTGTACTAAATATTGAATGAGTCTGCTTAAATATACAACAGAGTTCGACATCTGCTGCTTGCTCTTcagatatatttaaaaaatttataattttttttaaatataaatttttaatatttccataatttttatttaaaatatttgtttttataatatcattaatCATCTTTTCATATTCGTCAATTAAATACAAATCATGTATTTCTtgtgcattttttatatttaaaataatttcataaaaatataaatcttttctactattatatatattctctttTAAAACTAgtagtttatttatatacatttttttacatatatcttCAAAAGTTTCATCATCAATGCATTCAAAGATATcctgtttttttattatgtaattgGCAACATACAAGTTGTCTTGTTTATGACTTCTCTGtgatttatctttttctaaaaattcattaaaattaaaattcttataattaaataaattttcattacctataatttttaaattgtcatccatattttttaaatcgtTTAAATTTTGACTAGTAACCTTTTCTAAAAacctttttataatattgtcTTCAATTTCTTTGTCTATATAATCGTAATCTacgttaaaaataattttaaacattttccTTTCCGACTCGTTCTTCATGTATTTTAACACGAATTCTTCATATAACTTTTTCCGATCCTCTAATAAAagaatttctttatttcctACTTCATCGGAAAAATCATCTTTGTGTAAGTTGTGTTTTAACTGTTCTTCTGGGACCTGCACGTCATGCATGAAAGACTCCCTCCCATTATCATAGGCATGTATGTCGTCCATTTGCATATCGTCTATTTGCATATCGTCCCTTTGCATACCTCCACTTTGCATATCGTCTATTTGCATATCGTCCCTTTGCATACCTCCACTTTGCATACCTCCACTTTGCATACCTCCACTTTGCATACCTCCACTTTGCATACCTCCACTTTGCATACCTCCATTTTGCATAACTCCACTTCTCATATCATCATCTTCTGACTGTCGTTTACCCTGTTTTCCTCGCCCACCTAATTGCACTGCTTCCATAGTTTCCATCGTTTCATCATCATTCTCGTAGAAATATTGTTCTCCATTATTTTGATCGTATCCATCTGTATTAGCCATGTTATTTTCACTATGCCTATTCCATGAAAATGAGTAATCCAAATTGAAGATATTGTGACTGACCTTGAGGTActtccttttcttctttacctttttataaacatttattagGTTTACAACtaattttaaacatttatttatattttcaagttttaaaaaaatattaatattttcttttgtcTTTATTACAAAgttgataataatattttttataatatattcagtaGCCCTATTTGACAGAGTTATACctcttttcaaaaaaaataaattgtcatttttatttttcatctttttgaaaattaaattattaatgaatatcttatattctttatacatatattgatataaatacttttctaaatatttatctGTAAAATGTTTGtcaataatgaaatattttcttaaaaaatatatatcgttcaacttttttaataattgttCTTTTTCACTTAGTTCTTTCCTCTTCTTTTCTAGATGATCTCCCTCAACTTTATCCTTACCGACGGATTTTTTCGTACTATCCTCTACTATATAATCGACACTTTCTTCTAAGTTTTTATACAGGTTTTCATCCGTATCTAAGAATGTAAAATCGTCCTGCTTATCAATGGCTTCAACATCCTCCTCCTCTTCATAGGCAGCTTCGTTATCCCCCTCATATGAAATCTCATCTTCCTTATCAATGTTTGTCTGATCATCTCCCTCACCGTTCGTTTCATCTTCCTTACTCTCTTTCCTCTGGACATCGCTACTATCACTATTACCTTTCATAGTATTATTAGTTCTATTAGCATCATGTTTGTATGTTAAAACGGGTTCTTCACCATTCTTCAGATAGATGTCCTTCTGTGGATATAtcaaattatttgaattatcCTTATCTTGTACATTATGCTCAGGTGTATATTTGTCGTGCGTCCCCCCCTCTCTTTCTCTGTTTTCATAATTCTCTTGATAGCTCTCCTTTTGTTTGCCTTTTTCTTTCTCATCTTCTCTAACTACTGCCTTTCTCTGCCCCGTCTGATTCGGTTGAACATACACAGACTCATAATGTTCCTCTTCAATAATACGTTTGACCATTTTGACAAAAATTGACAAGTTGACTTCTTCTATTACACGAGTATCTAGAGttataaaattcattttattaacgTCTTCAAAAACATTGTTTGAGTAACGCTTGCTGTCAAGTAcagaaattatataatccCTGTAATCACCTTTCATCCTTTCTAAAAGACAATCAATAATTGCATTCTCCTTTACCTAAAGGGTGTAACGAAACAAATTATTgtatcaataaaaaattggaCGACTAGCTGGCACTGAAGATGATGCAGACATTACCAGGGATGTTATTAACGTGTATTGTCCATGCTCATGCTTTTTGtgcatgtacacatataaaacGCACGTTCAAGCACATGCACGTGTGCACATATGAAACACAGGTGCATGTTTGTAGTATGCACTTCCTCAGTTAAGTGCAACTTTTCACTCAAATGACTTACTCCCAGATGCTCCGAAATACGATCGAGAAAAACGTAACTAGAAAGTTTGTTGCTCCTACAGAAGAATGGAATACTGTACGTATTCTCCCTAATGATGTTCAACTTGTGCACATCTACAATGTCATACTTAAACTTAAGactgataatataaaaaatgtagtaCAATCTTGAAAGTGCATCTTTATTTGAgttatctttatttatacagtaagcataatatttatttagaatAAGATTAGTAatgctttttatattttctctaTTGTTTCTGAATAGCGTATGATACAAGGATAGAAAACTATTAATATTCGAAATAGTATTATCATCCATCATTTCgtcaatatatattactttatttaaatattgcgaaaaaatatcatttagGCAAATTAGTATATCATCTAAAGTATAGTTAAATTTACTCATAAATTCTTCTATGCTTctcttatttaaattatttataccttcataaaaaaagtaatgtgaaaataatatagagaAAAATTCTTCTGTTATTGAAAAATACTgattgtatttattaatacataagAAGTTAAtcaataaacaaaataatcctatcttatatatatgcatatttttaaaataggaTATTAAGTTTATATGATTTtctaaaagaaataaattttcgAGTTTAATTCTCCTTATCATAGTCTTCATTGCATATGTTAGTGTTCCACTCAAGCAGGCGAAGcacacatattttataatataaacattttttaagtaaaacgATATGAACTTGCACAACGCCTTGTTCGAGAATAGATTGTCCTTCCTTGAGAGTTCCCCtgaaaaatgatttttttttaagttaaatTTGGGTAAATGGTGTAATTGTGGTGGCTAAGGAGGGTGTGCATACATGTGCGGGTATATACGTgtgtaggtatatatgtgcgAGGGTATATACGTGTGTTGATATATACGTGCATGGGTATATACGTGTGTGGATATATACAAGTGTggatatatacatgcatggGTATATACAAGTGTGGATATATACGTGCATGGGTATATACAAGTGTGGATATATACGTGCGTTTCTATCCGCGAAGGAGAAACCTCTCCTCAAGCATAAAGTTCCTACCGTATGGAACTGTGAGCGCCGCTTCCCTATGATTTATTAGAGTATTTATGTAGTAGTAATAAGACTGTATGTTTTTGTATTTGTTAATAGCAGTAGATCCATTAAAATTTcgtcctttttttaaaaaataagacagaataaaatttaaaatgttgtaatttttcttttgcttttcttcttttaattttttcatttcgttaaaataatattccaTGGATTTCTTTTCCCCATTCACATAGCcaaatttggaaaaaaaggcattttcattttttagagtaggtatataattaattattttcataatttctttctttccATCGTCTGTTTCATAATcatctattttgtttttttttaaatactctTTAATATCCTCGTACGTGATGTCATCCTTATCATCCCCATTTTCACTATCCCCATTTTCACTATCCCCATTTTCACTATCCCCATTTTCACTATCCCCATTTTCACTATCCCCATTATCATCATACCCATTATCATCATACCCATTATCATCATACCCATTATCATCATACCCATTATCATCTATACTTCGTATGAGAAAAGGCTGAAgtaattttgcatttttttcaacagataaaatatttatttcttcacAACTGCTTCTGAACAAGTAATACTTAGGACCCCTTTGTGCTGATAAAGCAATATAGGTTcttactttatattttttataatttcttattgcaaaagaaaaaagcttAAATAATAACGTTACAAAATAGAACAGGGTAAAGGGGCAATGCATGATTCATTTCTGAGTTATCAGGTGGAAACTACACATATGTCGGTAGTTCCAAAagttacacaaaaaaaaaaaaaaaagaatggtGAACAAGAAAAGacgaaaaacaaaaagaggAAAGATAAAGGGAAGAAGGGAAATGGAAAATGGAAATGGAAaatggaaaaggaaaatggaaaatggaaaatggaaaaggaaaatggaaaatggaaaaggaaaatggaACATGCAAAAGAGAAGATGTAAAAGAGAAGATGCAAAAGGGAAGATGCAAAAGGGAAAAGGGTAGATGGGAAATGCAAAAGGCAAAAATTTATCTCTTAATGGAAAGAATACAACTCAATACATTTACCTACTATGTTCCCTTccctttatattttgtttcccttatttattcttcaaaaaaagtatatatggAACGATGGATTTTGTTGCAATAATATTACCTTTTGAATGATTACTCATTCCGGGGGGGGTATAATGCGCCCTttcaaaaaatgatgaaataaaGAGTATGCACAAAAAGCGCCTAACacttacacatatataaatatatgtgcgaatatgtatgtataagtaCATGTGCGCATATGTACGGTTAtgtatgcttttttttccctcccCACACCAACTGTTTTATTAAAgcaaaatttgaaaatataacttCCTCTCAATTTAGATCATTCTTGTGTACATATTTCAAGGCTTCTTTTTCATCGTAAGCATCATTTTTCAGCTCATTCGTTAAAATGCACTTAAACAagttacatataatttttccgTAAATTAATCTCTGTGTACTATAAcgtgctttttttttttttttttttttttttaaatcgtACAGTGCTacttatcattattattattattgtttttttaaatcatacagtgctacttattttattttacttttttttttttccttttttttggtgTTTCTCTTAAATGTTTAATAGCACTACGTATTCCATAAGTATATTCCTTGCATTTTTCCCTTATAAGGAgagaacatatatttttttaaaattaaaaatacattaaattgAAATCTTATGTGagtgaaatatatataaacccAAGCACATGCGTATATGCGCACATGTATAAGTTTTACTCTGCTTGTGTGagtatgcatgtatacacTTATATGTAGCATTATTGTAGCATTATTGTAGCATTATTGTAGCATTATTGTAGCATTATTGTAGCATTATTGCAGCATTATTGCAGCGTTATTGTAGCGTTATTGTAGTCTTTTTGCAGTTTATCCGATTAGAAGTTAACAGAGTAAGAGAAGTTGTTCCGATTATATTAATAGCATCAGTACTACatagtacattttttttcagaatAACATGTCTTAAGGGTGTGAATGTACAGCTAAG
This genomic interval from Plasmodium brasilianum strain Bolivian I chromosome 1, whole genome shotgun sequence contains the following:
- a CDS encoding hypothetical protein (conserved Plasmodium protein) → MHCPFTLFYFVTLLFKLFSFAIRNYKKYKVRTYIALSAQRGPKYYLFRSSCEEINILSVEKNAKLLQPFLIRSIDDNGYDDNGYDDNGYDDNGYDDNGDSENGDSENGDSENGDSENGDSENGDDKDDITYEDIKEYLKKNKIDDYETDDGKKEIMKIINYIPTLKNENAFFSKFGYVNGEKKSMEYYFNEMKKLKEEKQKKNYNILNFILSYFLKKGRNFNGSTAINKYKNIQSYYYYINTLINHREAALTVPYGELSRKDNLFSNKALCKFISFYLKNVYIIKYVCFACLSGTLTYAMKTMIRRIKLENLFLLENHINLISYFKNMHIYKIGLFCLLINFLCINKYNQYFSITEEFFSILFSHYFFYEGINNLNKRSIEEFMSKFNYTLDDILICLNDIFSQYLNKVIYIDEMMDDNTISNINSFLSLYHTLFRNNRENIKSITNLILNKYYAYCINKDNSNKDALSRLYYIFYIISLKFKYDIVDVHKLNIIRENTYSIPFFCRSNKLSSYVFLDRISEHLGVKENAIIDCLLERMKGDYRDYIISVLDSKRYSNNVFEDVNKMNFITLDTRVIEEVNLSIFVKMVKRIIEEEHYESVYVQPNQTGQRKAVVREDEKEKGKQKESYQENYENREREGGTHDKYTPEHNVQDKDNSNNLIYPQKDIYLKNGEEPVLTYKHDANRTNNTMKGNSDSSDVQRKESKEDETNGEGDDQTNIDKEDEISYEGDNEAAYEEEEDVEAIDKQDDFTFLDTDENLYKNLEESVDYIVEDSTKKSVGKDKVEGDHLEKKRKELSEKEQLLKKLNDIYFLRKYFIIDKHFTDKYLEKYLYQYMYKEYKIFINNLIFKKMKNKNDNLFFLKRGITLSNRATEYIIKNIIINFVIKTKENINIFLKLENINKCLKLVVNLINVYKKVKKKRKYLKVSHNIFNLDYSFSWNRHSENNMANTDGYDQNNGEQYFYENDDETMETMEAVQLGGRGKQGKRQSEDDDMRSGVMQNGGMQSGGMQSGGMQSGGMQSGGMQSGGMQRDDMQIDDMQSGGMQRDDMQIDDMQMDDIHAYDNGRESFMHDVQVPEEQLKHNLHKDDFSDEVGNKEILLLEDRKKLYEEFVLKYMKNESERKMFKIIFNVDYDYIDKEIEDNIIKRFLEKVTSQNLNDLKNMDDNLKIIGNENLFNYKNFNFNEFLEKDKSQRSHKQDNLYVANYIIKKQDIFECIDDETFEDICKKMYINKLLVLKENIYNSRKDLYFYEIILNIKNAQEIHDLYLIDEYEKMINDIIKTNILNKNYGNIKNLYLKKIINFLNISEEQAADVELCCIFKQTHSIFSTIKENFYIYKSDSHFINNINEILLIYNNFNLIKKEGEKYYVKFSLIEPNYNLVHRIIERYVLYVIDIINDENRLIYKENIFKLTRILNVDHSVISDISTKIYEKYIKSQDLNAINNMDSFFTFLFNMNSKEQNKIVLNHLKKKLEYYMTSSDSCQEKLKNSYDLLTFINNNLKLKKNIFDLSSLSTEMIYEFLTFCIDDYLHRKKTESFIVSQNDYINNLNKFLSKIKTFIKGQEESFHLTNILNTLKRDTIKKAIDFLDKFKYDMCIEEIYNLIKLQMVNSNINFADVDIEKRKKLVNIFSYQNISDEKKFLFLDILNKTLL